From the Calonectris borealis chromosome 4, bCalBor7.hap1.2, whole genome shotgun sequence genome, one window contains:
- the PCDH18 gene encoding protocadherin-18 isoform X1 yields MNCKNLQMHRIGSKMHFIFIFALMIVSFNKAVLGKNLKYRIYEEQRVGSVIARLSEDVADVLLKMPNPSSVRFRAMQRGNSPLLVVREDNGEISIGAKIDREQLCQKNLNCSIEFDVITLPTEHLQLFHVEVEVLDINDNSPQFSRALIPIEISESAAVGTRIPLDSAFDPDVGDNSLHTYSLSANDFFSIEVRTRTDGAKYAELIVVRELDRELKSSYELQLTASDKGVPQRSGSSLLKISISDSNDNSPVFEQQSYIIQLLENSPIGTLLIDLNATDPDEGANGKVVYSFSSHVSAKITETFKIDAEKGHLTLLKQVDYEATKSYEIDAQAQDLGPNSIPAHCKIIIKIVDVNDNRPEINLNLMSPEKEEVAYISEGSPLDTFVALVRVQDKDSGVNGEIVCKLHGHGHFKLQKTYENNYLILTNATLDREKRSEYSLTVIAEDKGTPSLSTVKHFTVQISDENDNPPRFQTNRYEVVILENNSPGAYITSVTATDPDLGDNGQVTYTILESYVLGSSITTYVTIDPSNGAIYALRTFDHEEVNQIAFMVQARDGGSQQLVSNTTVVLTIIDENDNAPVIVGPALRNSTAEISIPKDAGIGFLVTRIRATDRDSGMNSELSCSIAADKENSIFVMDPKTCDISINVSVESVPAKQWEFFVIVQDKGSPQLSTKALLKCTVFEYVYSFSSTEATLVSQPSLDVSMITIISLGSICAVLLVIMVIFATRCNREKKDTRSYNCRVAESTYQHHPKRPSRQIHKGDITLVPTINGTLPIRSHHRASPSSSPTLERGQMSSRQSHHSHQSLNSLVTISSNHVPENFSLELTHATPAVEQVSQLLSMLHQGQYQPRPSFRGNKYSRSYRYALQDMDKFSLKDSGRGDSEAGDSDYDLGRESPIDRLLGEGFSDLFLTDGRIPAAMRLCTEECRVLGHSDQCWMPPLPSPSSDYRSNMFIPGEEFQSPQQTLQQQQQQQQQQQQGLEEDPQPADASEKKKSFSTFGKDCQSEEESGDTCTSSLLSEMSSVFQRLLPPSLDAYTECNEMDRSNSLERRKGHLPAKTVNYPQGVAAWAASTHFQNPANNGPALGTHSSAQPSSKWLPAMEEIPENYEEDDFDNVLNHLSDGKHELMDASELVAEINKLLQDVRQN; encoded by the exons ATGAATTGCAAAAACTTACAAATGCACCGAATCGGCAGTAAAATGCACTTTATATTCATTTTTGCACTGATGATAGTATCTTTCAATAAGGCTGTGCTGGGCAAGAATTTGAAATACAGGATTTATGAGGAGCAGAGAGTTGGATCGGTAATTGCAAGACTATCGGAGGATGTAGCTGATGTTTTATTAAAGATGCCTAACCCTTCCTCGGTTCGTTTTCGAGCCATGCAGAGGGGGAATTCTCCCTTGCTTGTAGTCCGTGAGGATAATGGAGAAATCAGCATAGGAGCTAAAATTGACCGGGAACAACTCTGCCAGAAAAACTTAAACTGCTCCATAGAGTTTGATGTGATCACTCTGCCCACTGAACATCTGCAGCTTTTCCATGTTGAAGTGGAAGTGCTGGATATTAATGACAACTCTCCCCAGTTTTCCAGAGCTCTTATCCCTATCGAAATATCAGAGAGCGCAGCGGTAGGAACCCGCATCCCTTTGGACAGCGCTTTTGATCCAGATGTAGGGGACAACTCCCTTCACACTTACTCCCTTTCTGCAAATGATTTCTTCAGTATTGAGGTGAGAACCAGGACTGATGGTGCTAAGTATGCAGAGCTGATCGTGGTTAGAGAGCTGGACCGGGAGTTGAAGTCAAGTTACGAACTCCAACTCACTGCTTCAGATAAAGGGGTGCCTCAGAGATCTGGATCATCCCTCCTGAAAATAAGCATTTCTGATTCCAATGACAACAGCCCTGTTTTCGAGCAACAGTCATATATAATCCAACTCTTAGAAAATTCACCGATTGGGACTTTGCTCATAGACCTCAATGCTACTGACCCAGATGAGGGCGCTAATGGGAAAGTCGTGTACTCTTTCAGTAGTCATGTGTCTGCCAAAATTACAGAGACCTTTAAGATAGATGCAGAAAAAGGACATCTGACCCTCCTGAAGCAAGTGGACTACGAAGCAACCAAATCCTATGAAATTGATGCTCAGGCTCAAGATTTGGGGCCGAATTCCATTCCAGCTCACtgcaaaattataattaaaattgTGGATGTGAATGACAACAGACCCGAAATTAACTTAAACCTGATGTCCCCAGAGAAAGAAGAGGTAGCTTACATTTCTGAAGGGTCACCCCTGGACACTTTTGTTGCCCTGGTCAGAGTGCAAGACAAGGACTCTGGCGTGAATGGAGAGATAGTTTGCAAGCTCCATGGACATGGTCACTTTAAACTTCAAAAGACTTACGAAAATAACTATTTAATCTTGACTAATGCCACTCTAGATAGGGAAAAGAGATCTGAATACAGCTTGACTGTAATAGCGGAGGACAAGGGAACGCCGAGTCTCTCCACAGTGAAACACTTTACTGTCCAAATCAGTGATGAAAATGACAACCCACCCCGCTTCCAGACAAACAGATATGAAGTTGTGATCTTGGAAAATAACTCTCCGGGAGCGTACATCACATCAGTCACAGCCACAGACCCAGATCTAGGCGACAACGGGCAGGTGACCTACACTATTTTGGAGAGCTATGTTTTGGGAAGTTCTATAACCACCTATGTGACCATCGATCCCTCCAACGGGGCGATCTATGCCCTGCGAACCTTTGATCACGAGGAAGTAAATCAAATTGCCTTTATGGTTCAAGCTAGGGATGGAGGGAGTCAGCAGCTTGTTAGCAATACCACGGTGGTACTCACCATCATTGACGAGAATGACAACGCTCCCGTCATTGTGGGGCCAGCACTACGCAACAGCACAGCAGAAATTTCAATCCCTAAAGATGCTGGAATTGGCTTTCTTGTCACCAGGATAAGGGCTACAGATAGAGACTCTGGTATGAACTCTGAACTCAGCTGCTCCATAGCAGCTGACAAGGAAAACAGCATCTTTGTGATGGATCCCAAAACTTGTGACATCTCTATCAACGTGAGTGTTGAATCCGTTCCAGCAAAACAATGGGAGTTTTTTGTGATAGTCCAGGACAAAGGCAGTCCTCAGCTTAGTACTAAAGCACTTCTGAAATGTACCGTTTTTGAGTATGTTTATTCATTTTCAAGCACAGAAGCAACTTTGGTAAGCCAACCCTCCCTGGATGTCTCCATGATAACGATTATATCCTTAGGGTCAATATGTGCCGTGTTGTTGGTCATTATGGTTATCTTTGCTACAAGATGTAATCGAGAGAAGAAGGACACCAGGTCCTACAACTGTCGCGTGGCAGAATCGACCTACCAGCACCACCCAAAACGACCCTCAAGACAGATCCACAAAGGGGACATTACGTTAGTGCCAACGATTAATGGCACTTTACCTATCAGATCTCACCACCGAGCTTCTCCGTCATCATCTCCAACCTTGGAAAGGGGACAAATGAGCAGCCGGCAGAGCCACCACAGCCACCAATCGCTGAACAGCCTGGTGACAATCTCCTCTAACCACGTGCCGGAAAATTTCTCACTGGAACTCACCCATGCTACTCCGGCTGTTGAG CAGGTTTCTCAGCTTCTCTCGATGCTTCACCAGGGCCAGTATCAACCAAGGCCAAGTTTTCGAGGAAACAAGTACTCCAGAAGCTACAG GTATGCCCTACAAGATATGGATAAATTCAGCTTGAAAGACAGTGGCCGGGGTGATAGTGAAGCTGGAGACAGTGATTATGATTTGGGGAGAGAGTCTCCAATTGACAGACTTCTTGGGGAAGGATTCAGTGACCTTTTCCTTACAGATGGGAGAATTCCTGCAG CGATGCGGCTGTGCACGGAGGAGTGCAGGGTTCTGGGGCACTCCGACCAGTGCTGGATGCCGCCGTTGCCCTCTCCCTCCTCCGATTACAGAAGTAACATGTTCATCCCCGGGGAGGAGTTCCAGTCGCCCCAGCAaacgctgcagcagcagcagcagcagcagcagcagcagcagcagggcctcGAGGAGGATCCACAGCCTGCCGACGCCAGCGAGAAGAAGAAGAGTTTTTCAACGTTTGGTAAAGACTGCCAGAGCGAGGAGGAGTCGGGGGACACCTGtacctcctctctcctctctgaaATGAGCAGCGTCTTCCAGCGCCTGCTGCCTCCCTCGCTAGATGCCTACACGGAGTGCAATGAGATGGATCGCTCCAACTCGTTGGAGCGCAGGAAGGGACATTTGCCAGCCAAGACTGTAAATTATCCACAGGGGGTGGCAGCCTGGGCAGCCAGCACACATTTCCAAAACCCTGCCAACAACGGGCCCGCTCTGGGGACTCACTCGAGCGCGCAGCCTTCCTCTAAATGGCTGCCAGCCATGGAGGAGATCCCGGAGAATTACGAAGAAGATGATTTTGACAACGTGCTCAACCACCTCAGTGATGGTAAACACGAACTCATGGATGCCAGTGAGCTGGTGGCAGAGATTAACAAGCTGCTGCAAGACGTTCGGCAGAACTAA
- the PCDH18 gene encoding protocadherin-18 isoform X2, which produces MNCKNLQMHRIGSKMHFIFIFALMIVSFNKAVLGKNLKYRIYEEQRVGSVIARLSEDVADVLLKMPNPSSVRFRAMQRGNSPLLVVREDNGEISIGAKIDREQLCQKNLNCSIEFDVITLPTEHLQLFHVEVEVLDINDNSPQFSRALIPIEISESAAVGTRIPLDSAFDPDVGDNSLHTYSLSANDFFSIEVRTRTDGAKYAELIVVRELDRELKSSYELQLTASDKGVPQRSGSSLLKISISDSNDNSPVFEQQSYIIQLLENSPIGTLLIDLNATDPDEGANGKVVYSFSSHVSAKITETFKIDAEKGHLTLLKQVDYEATKSYEIDAQAQDLGPNSIPAHCKIIIKIVDVNDNRPEINLNLMSPEKEEVAYISEGSPLDTFVALVRVQDKDSGVNGEIVCKLHGHGHFKLQKTYENNYLILTNATLDREKRSEYSLTVIAEDKGTPSLSTVKHFTVQISDENDNPPRFQTNRYEVVILENNSPGAYITSVTATDPDLGDNGQVTYTILESYVLGSSITTYVTIDPSNGAIYALRTFDHEEVNQIAFMVQARDGGSQQLVSNTTVVLTIIDENDNAPVIVGPALRNSTAEISIPKDAGIGFLVTRIRATDRDSGMNSELSCSIAADKENSIFVMDPKTCDISINVSVESVPAKQWEFFVIVQDKGSPQLSTKALLKCTVFEYVYSFSSTEATLVSQPSLDVSMITIISLGSICAVLLVIMVIFATRCNREKKDTRSYNCRVAESTYQHHPKRPSRQIHKGDITLVPTINGTLPIRSHHRASPSSSPTLERGQMSSRQSHHSHQSLNSLVTISSNHVPENFSLELTHATPAVEVSQLLSMLHQGQYQPRPSFRGNKYSRSYRYALQDMDKFSLKDSGRGDSEAGDSDYDLGRESPIDRLLGEGFSDLFLTDGRIPAAMRLCTEECRVLGHSDQCWMPPLPSPSSDYRSNMFIPGEEFQSPQQTLQQQQQQQQQQQQGLEEDPQPADASEKKKSFSTFGKDCQSEEESGDTCTSSLLSEMSSVFQRLLPPSLDAYTECNEMDRSNSLERRKGHLPAKTVNYPQGVAAWAASTHFQNPANNGPALGTHSSAQPSSKWLPAMEEIPENYEEDDFDNVLNHLSDGKHELMDASELVAEINKLLQDVRQN; this is translated from the exons ATGAATTGCAAAAACTTACAAATGCACCGAATCGGCAGTAAAATGCACTTTATATTCATTTTTGCACTGATGATAGTATCTTTCAATAAGGCTGTGCTGGGCAAGAATTTGAAATACAGGATTTATGAGGAGCAGAGAGTTGGATCGGTAATTGCAAGACTATCGGAGGATGTAGCTGATGTTTTATTAAAGATGCCTAACCCTTCCTCGGTTCGTTTTCGAGCCATGCAGAGGGGGAATTCTCCCTTGCTTGTAGTCCGTGAGGATAATGGAGAAATCAGCATAGGAGCTAAAATTGACCGGGAACAACTCTGCCAGAAAAACTTAAACTGCTCCATAGAGTTTGATGTGATCACTCTGCCCACTGAACATCTGCAGCTTTTCCATGTTGAAGTGGAAGTGCTGGATATTAATGACAACTCTCCCCAGTTTTCCAGAGCTCTTATCCCTATCGAAATATCAGAGAGCGCAGCGGTAGGAACCCGCATCCCTTTGGACAGCGCTTTTGATCCAGATGTAGGGGACAACTCCCTTCACACTTACTCCCTTTCTGCAAATGATTTCTTCAGTATTGAGGTGAGAACCAGGACTGATGGTGCTAAGTATGCAGAGCTGATCGTGGTTAGAGAGCTGGACCGGGAGTTGAAGTCAAGTTACGAACTCCAACTCACTGCTTCAGATAAAGGGGTGCCTCAGAGATCTGGATCATCCCTCCTGAAAATAAGCATTTCTGATTCCAATGACAACAGCCCTGTTTTCGAGCAACAGTCATATATAATCCAACTCTTAGAAAATTCACCGATTGGGACTTTGCTCATAGACCTCAATGCTACTGACCCAGATGAGGGCGCTAATGGGAAAGTCGTGTACTCTTTCAGTAGTCATGTGTCTGCCAAAATTACAGAGACCTTTAAGATAGATGCAGAAAAAGGACATCTGACCCTCCTGAAGCAAGTGGACTACGAAGCAACCAAATCCTATGAAATTGATGCTCAGGCTCAAGATTTGGGGCCGAATTCCATTCCAGCTCACtgcaaaattataattaaaattgTGGATGTGAATGACAACAGACCCGAAATTAACTTAAACCTGATGTCCCCAGAGAAAGAAGAGGTAGCTTACATTTCTGAAGGGTCACCCCTGGACACTTTTGTTGCCCTGGTCAGAGTGCAAGACAAGGACTCTGGCGTGAATGGAGAGATAGTTTGCAAGCTCCATGGACATGGTCACTTTAAACTTCAAAAGACTTACGAAAATAACTATTTAATCTTGACTAATGCCACTCTAGATAGGGAAAAGAGATCTGAATACAGCTTGACTGTAATAGCGGAGGACAAGGGAACGCCGAGTCTCTCCACAGTGAAACACTTTACTGTCCAAATCAGTGATGAAAATGACAACCCACCCCGCTTCCAGACAAACAGATATGAAGTTGTGATCTTGGAAAATAACTCTCCGGGAGCGTACATCACATCAGTCACAGCCACAGACCCAGATCTAGGCGACAACGGGCAGGTGACCTACACTATTTTGGAGAGCTATGTTTTGGGAAGTTCTATAACCACCTATGTGACCATCGATCCCTCCAACGGGGCGATCTATGCCCTGCGAACCTTTGATCACGAGGAAGTAAATCAAATTGCCTTTATGGTTCAAGCTAGGGATGGAGGGAGTCAGCAGCTTGTTAGCAATACCACGGTGGTACTCACCATCATTGACGAGAATGACAACGCTCCCGTCATTGTGGGGCCAGCACTACGCAACAGCACAGCAGAAATTTCAATCCCTAAAGATGCTGGAATTGGCTTTCTTGTCACCAGGATAAGGGCTACAGATAGAGACTCTGGTATGAACTCTGAACTCAGCTGCTCCATAGCAGCTGACAAGGAAAACAGCATCTTTGTGATGGATCCCAAAACTTGTGACATCTCTATCAACGTGAGTGTTGAATCCGTTCCAGCAAAACAATGGGAGTTTTTTGTGATAGTCCAGGACAAAGGCAGTCCTCAGCTTAGTACTAAAGCACTTCTGAAATGTACCGTTTTTGAGTATGTTTATTCATTTTCAAGCACAGAAGCAACTTTGGTAAGCCAACCCTCCCTGGATGTCTCCATGATAACGATTATATCCTTAGGGTCAATATGTGCCGTGTTGTTGGTCATTATGGTTATCTTTGCTACAAGATGTAATCGAGAGAAGAAGGACACCAGGTCCTACAACTGTCGCGTGGCAGAATCGACCTACCAGCACCACCCAAAACGACCCTCAAGACAGATCCACAAAGGGGACATTACGTTAGTGCCAACGATTAATGGCACTTTACCTATCAGATCTCACCACCGAGCTTCTCCGTCATCATCTCCAACCTTGGAAAGGGGACAAATGAGCAGCCGGCAGAGCCACCACAGCCACCAATCGCTGAACAGCCTGGTGACAATCTCCTCTAACCACGTGCCGGAAAATTTCTCACTGGAACTCACCCATGCTACTCCGGCTGTTGAG GTTTCTCAGCTTCTCTCGATGCTTCACCAGGGCCAGTATCAACCAAGGCCAAGTTTTCGAGGAAACAAGTACTCCAGAAGCTACAG GTATGCCCTACAAGATATGGATAAATTCAGCTTGAAAGACAGTGGCCGGGGTGATAGTGAAGCTGGAGACAGTGATTATGATTTGGGGAGAGAGTCTCCAATTGACAGACTTCTTGGGGAAGGATTCAGTGACCTTTTCCTTACAGATGGGAGAATTCCTGCAG CGATGCGGCTGTGCACGGAGGAGTGCAGGGTTCTGGGGCACTCCGACCAGTGCTGGATGCCGCCGTTGCCCTCTCCCTCCTCCGATTACAGAAGTAACATGTTCATCCCCGGGGAGGAGTTCCAGTCGCCCCAGCAaacgctgcagcagcagcagcagcagcagcagcagcagcagcagggcctcGAGGAGGATCCACAGCCTGCCGACGCCAGCGAGAAGAAGAAGAGTTTTTCAACGTTTGGTAAAGACTGCCAGAGCGAGGAGGAGTCGGGGGACACCTGtacctcctctctcctctctgaaATGAGCAGCGTCTTCCAGCGCCTGCTGCCTCCCTCGCTAGATGCCTACACGGAGTGCAATGAGATGGATCGCTCCAACTCGTTGGAGCGCAGGAAGGGACATTTGCCAGCCAAGACTGTAAATTATCCACAGGGGGTGGCAGCCTGGGCAGCCAGCACACATTTCCAAAACCCTGCCAACAACGGGCCCGCTCTGGGGACTCACTCGAGCGCGCAGCCTTCCTCTAAATGGCTGCCAGCCATGGAGGAGATCCCGGAGAATTACGAAGAAGATGATTTTGACAACGTGCTCAACCACCTCAGTGATGGTAAACACGAACTCATGGATGCCAGTGAGCTGGTGGCAGAGATTAACAAGCTGCTGCAAGACGTTCGGCAGAACTAA